A section of the Tenrec ecaudatus isolate mTenEca1 chromosome 10, mTenEca1.hap1, whole genome shotgun sequence genome encodes:
- the SSTR2 gene encoding somatostatin receptor type 2, with product MDMVYELFNGSQPFPPSSLELSGPGAANGSNQTEPYYGMTSNAVLTFIYFVVCIVGLCGNTLVIYVILRYAKMKTITNIYILNLAIADELFMLGLPFLAMQVALVHWPFGKAVCRVVMTVDGINQFTSIFCLTVMSIDRYLAVVHPIKSAKWRRPRTAKMINMAVWGVSLLVILPIMIYAGLRSNQWGQSSCTINWPGESGAWYTGFIIYTFILGFLVPLTIICLCYLFIIIKVKSSGIRVGSSKRKKSEKKVTRMVSIVVAVFIFCWLPFYIFNVSSVSVAIQPTPALKGMFDFVVVLTYANSCANPILYAFLSDNFKKSFQNVLCLVRVGGADDGERSDSKQDKSRLNETTETQRTLLNGDLQTSI from the coding sequence ATGGATATGGTGTACGAGCTATTCAATGGGAGCCAGCCATTCCCCCCTTCATCCTTGGAGCTCAGTGGCCCAGGGGCAGCCAATGGCTCCAACCAAACAGAGCCCTACTATGGCATGACCAGTAACGCGGTGCTCACATTCATCTATTTTGTGGTCTGCATCGTTGGCCTATGTGGCAACACGCTCGTCATTTACGTCATCCTCCGCTACGCCAAGATGAAGACCATCACCAACATTTACATCCTCAACCTGGCCATCGCCGATGAGCTCTTCATGCTGGGCCTGCCCTTTCTGGCCATGCAGGTGGCTCTGGTCCACTGGCCCTTTGGCAAGGCTGTCTGCCGGGTGGTCATGACTGTTGACGGCATCAACCAGTTCACCAGCATCTTCTGCTTGACGGTCATGAGCATCGACCGCTACCTGGCTGTGGTGCACCCCATCAAGTCGGCCAAGTGGAGGCGGCCCCGGACGGCCAAGATGATCAACATGGCTGTGTGGGGCGTTTCCCTGCTGGTCATCTTGCCTATCATGATCTACGCTGGGCTGCGGAGCAACCAGTGGGGGCAGAGCAGCTGCACCATCAACTGGCCAGGCGAATCCGGAGCCTGGTACACCGGGTTCATCATCTACACCTTCATCTTGGGGTTCCTGGTGCCCCTCACCATCATCTGTCTCTGCTACCTGTTCATCATCATCAAGGTCAAGTCCTCGGGGATCCGAGTGGGCTCTTCCAAGAGGAAGAAGTCGGAGAAGAAGGTGACGCGCATGGTGTCCATTGTCGTAGCCGTCTTCATCTTCTGCTGGCTCCCCTTCTACATCTTCAACGTGTCATCCGTCTCGGTGGCCATCCAGCCCACCCCGGCCCTCAAAGGCATGTTTGACTTCGTGGTGGTCCTCACCTACGCCAACAGCTGCGCCAACCCCATCCTGTATGCCTTCCTGTCGGACAACTTCAAGAAGAGCTTCCAGAATGTCCTCTGCTTGGTCAGAGTGGGCGGCGCAGATGACGGGGAGCGGAGCGACAGCAAGCAGGACAAATCGCGACTGAACGAGACCACGGAGACCCAGAGGACCCTCCTGAACGGAGACCTGCAGACCAGTATCTGA
- the COG1 gene encoding conserved oligomeric Golgi complex subunit 1, translated as MAATTASSAMKRLDLRDPAALFETHGAEEIRGLERQVRAEIEHKKEELRQMVGERYRDLIEAADTIGQMRRCADGLVDAVRATDRYCARLRQAAPTASRPPPSQPPPPSQLRFYSTAAQIKLLLAIPEKMWSATEASQYLPAARLYLLCCHLHRLLRLGSSNPRGSPVLSRFPILIRQVAAASHFRSTILQESRQLLKCPAVSDQAVAEALCSIALLEESSPRQALADFLLARKAAIQKPLSHPQQGASTKAQVCALVELLATTLSQAHALFYTLPEGQRPDPLLPCGLLFSTLETVTGPHPAGKGLGVLQEEGKLGSWFKHLPASIVEFQPALRTLAHPISQDHLKDTLQKWIHVCKEDMKSGLTHLLLYVKSVRSLAGIRDAVWALLTSEATDHSWNVVCRRLLDRPLLLWEDLMQQLFLERLQALMRAGFEGISSSCSQLLGSALRGLEPDAHSSPASKHAHSEHNMAHFLWAESPSDLPPDAAWVNVANRTQFAASGLAMKAHAVTPSVQSFCSALDAKLQAQLDDIMAYLPPENAPPPPKNSAFDRFADAEAVQGMLQAHAVDCVRHIEGCVSAELRGVEEALRGHEALPGARLYAVLFMARLCQSLGVLCPHLKQCILGKAGGSSDKPARELRALKQQGKGKAPEAPPMQSKWQQVQGSLLQQSVLAFGVWSSAVAKVLVQGFSRALQLGDAGAILASATSWEELEIQEETEAGGSVTSRIRLPVQPSWYVQSLLFSLCQEINRVGGHALPKVTLQEMLKSCLAEVVAAYGQLCADRQNQKEGAFPITQNQALQLLFDLRYLIMVLTAKSDEGKSGRGKLDPRTEKVVDHLEGLVDPFDLDVFTPHLNSNLSRLVQRTAVLFGLLAGTENQGTPRSSTFNSQEPHNILPLATSQIRFGLLPLSMTSTRKAKFSSRSTPKAPAVPPAVPRADDPTLPGTFFRQLVSEEEDMSTSSLFKLGWLSNMTK; from the exons ATGGCGGCCACGACGGCCTCGTCGGCGATGAAGCGGCTGGACCTGCGCGACCCCGCGGCGCTCTTCGAGACGCACGGGGCGGAGGAGATCCGCGGCCTGGAGCGCCAGGTGCGGGCGGAGATCGAGCACAAGAAGGAGGAGCTGCGGCAGATGGTGGGCGAGCGGTACCGCGACCTGATCGAGGCGGCCGACACCATCGGCCAGATGCGCCGCTGCGCCGACGGGTTGGTGGACGCCGTGCGGGCCACCGACCGGTACTGCGCCCGCCTCCGCCAGGCCGCCCCCACCGCGTCCAGGCCGCCGCCCTCCCAG CCCCCGCCGCCGTCCCAGCTGAGGTTCTACAGCACCGCGGCCCAGATCAAGCTGCTGCTGGCCATCCCCGAGAAGATGTGGAGCGCCACGGAGGCCTCCCAGTACCTGCCCGCCGCGCGGCTCTACCTGCTGTGCTGCCACCTCCACCGACTGCTCCGCCTGGGCTCCTCCAACCCCCGGGGCAGCCCTGTCCTCTCCCGCTTCCCTATACTGATCCGCCAGGTGGCCGCGGCCAGCCACTTCCG GTCAACCATCCTGCAGGAAAGCAGGCAGCTGCTCAAGTGCCCGGCAGTGTCTGACCAAGCTGTGGCCGAGGCCCTGTGCTCCATAGCACTCCTGGAGGAGAGCTCCCCGCGCCAAGCTCTGGCCGACTTCCTGCTCGCCAGGAAGGCAGCCATCCAGAAGCCCCTCAGCCATCCACAGCAGG GTGCCAGCACCAAAGCCCAGGTCTGTGCCCTGGTGGAGCTGCTGGCCACCACTCTGAGCCAGGCACACGCCCTCTTCTACACGCTCCCAGAGGGCCAGCGGCCGGACCCCTTGCTGCCCTGCGGCTTGCTCTTCTCCACCCTGGAGACTGTCACAGGCCCGCATCCTGCTG GGAAAGGCCTTGGGGTCCTGCAGGAGGAGGGGAAGCTGGGCAGCTGGTTCAAACACCTGCCGGCCTCTATCGTGGAGTTCCAGCCCGCGCTGCGCACCCTCGCCCACCCCATCAGCCAGGACCACCTGAAGGACACGCTGCAGAAGTGGATCCACGT GTGTAAGGAAGACATGAAGAGCGGGCTCACTCACCTGCTGCTGTATGTGAAGAGCGTGCGGAGCCTGGCTGGGATCCGCGACGCCGTGTGGGCCCTGCTCACCAGCGAGGCCACCGACCACAGCTGGAACGTGGTCTGCCGGCGGCTACTGGACAGGCCCCTGCTGCtctgggaggacctgatgcagcagCTGTTCCTGGAGCGTCTTCAG gCCCTGATGAGAGCAGGCTTCGAGGGCATCTCCAGCAGCTGCAGCCAGCTCCTGGGCTCGGCGCTGCGGGGGCTCGAGCCTGACGCCCACAGCTCCCCGGCCAGCAAGCACGCGCACTCCGAGCACAACATGGCGCACTTCCTGTGGGCCGAGAGCCCCAGTGACCTGCCCCCCGACGCCGCCTGGGTCAACGTGGCCAACCGCACCCAGTTTGCCGCCAGTGGCTTGGCCATGAAGGCACATGCCGTGACGCCTAGCGTGCAGAgcttctgctctgccctggatGCCAAACTGCAGGCCCAGCTGGATGACATCATGGCCTACCTGCCCCCCGAGAAcgcgcccccgccccccaagaaCTCAGCCTTTGACCGGTTCGCAGACGCGGAGGCTGTGCAGGGGATGCTGCAGGCGCACGCCGTGGACTGTGTTAGGCACATCGAGGGCTGCGTCAGTGCTGAGCTGCGGGGCGTCGAGGAGGCCCTGCGGGGGCACGAGGCCCTGCCCGGCGCCCGGCTGTATGCAGTGCTCTTCATGGCCAGGCTCTGCCAGTCCCTGGGGGTGCTGTGTCCCCACCTGAAGCAGTGCATCCTGGGAAAGGCCGGGGGCTCCTCGGACAAGCCAGCCCGGGAGTTGAGGGCGCTGAAgcagcaggggaaggggaaggctcCGGAAGCACCGCCTATGCAGAGCAAGTGGCAGCAAGTCCAGGGCTCCCTGCTCCAGCAGAGCGTGCTGGCCTTTGGGGTCTGGAGCTCAGCCGTCGCGAAG GTTCTGGTGCAGGGGTTCAGCCGGGCACTGCAGTTGGGCGATGCCGGCGCCATCCTGGCCTCGGCCACCAGCTGGGAGGAGCTGGAGATCCAGGAGGAGACCGAGGCGGGCGGCAGCGTCACCTCCAGGATCCGGCTGCCCGTGCAG CCCTCCTGGTATGTGCAGTCCTTGCTGTTCAGCTTGTGCCAGGAAATTAACCGGGTGGGCGGCCACGCTCTGCCAAAGGTGACGCTGCAGGAGATGCTGAAAAGCTGCCTGGCTGAAGTGGTGGCTGCCTACGGGCAGCTCTGTGCAGACAGACAGAACCAG AAAGAAGGTGCGTTTCCCATAACCCAGAACCAGGCGCTGCAGCTCCTCTTTGACCTGCGCTACCTCATCATGGTCCTGACGGCCAAGAGCGACGAGGGCAAGAGTGGCCGGGGCAAGCTGGACCCCAG GACGGAGAAAGTGGTGGACCACCTAGAGGGGCTCGTGGACCCCTTCGACCTGGACGTCTTCACTCCGCACCTCAACAGCAACCTCAGCCGCCTGGTGCAGCGCACGGCT GTGCTCTTTGGACTGCTCGCTGGCACTGAGaatcagggcaccccaaggagcaGCACCTTCAACTCACAGGAGCCCCACAACATCCTGCCCCTGGCCACCAGTCAGATCAG GTTTGGACTCCTGCCCCTGAGCATGACGAGCACTCGGAAGGCCAAGTTCTCCAGCAGGAGCACCCCAAAAGCCCCG GCTGTCCCCCCGGCTGTCCCCCGAGCAGATGACCCAACGCTCCCCGGCACCTTCTTCAGACAGCTGGTCAGCGAGGAGGAGGACATGTCCACGTCGTCGCTGTTTAAGCTGGGGTGGCTCTCAAACATGACCAAGTAG